In the Duncaniella freteri genome, one interval contains:
- a CDS encoding site-specific integrase, producing the protein MDTCTKVFLRRKEISGGRLSLYLDFYPPIRNPHTNRLSRREGLGIYLYANPQSAREREFNASMEEKAEAIRCRRFEQLLNEQFGFLDKEKMRMDFLDYFRKKCYKKHQKWKVVYEHFSDFCRGKCLLGEVTEDFCKRFQKYLLEGGRRDDRKGTLAHNSIAGYWSTFRALLKEAYQEKLLRENINDYLTKIEWKDTKIEFLSLDEVKKLAATPCKHEVLKRAALFSCLTGLRISDIQQLSWDHIIKAEDGYVMRLRTEKTEEEANLPITEEALELCGERSEGLVFKELKRSMINYPLKAWIAEAGITRRITFHCFRHTYATLLSHNGVPIYTISKMLTHRSVKNTQKYAEVTDPDKRSAAKTISLK; encoded by the coding sequence ATGGATACCTGCACTAAAGTATTCCTTCGCCGTAAGGAAATCTCAGGTGGACGCCTCTCGCTCTACCTTGACTTCTATCCGCCCATCCGCAATCCTCACACCAACCGGCTCAGCCGTCGTGAGGGACTGGGCATCTATCTGTATGCCAATCCTCAGTCCGCTCGTGAGCGTGAGTTCAACGCCTCAATGGAAGAGAAAGCGGAGGCTATACGTTGCCGCCGCTTCGAGCAACTACTCAATGAACAATTCGGGTTTCTCGACAAGGAGAAGATGCGCATGGACTTCTTGGACTACTTCCGCAAAAAATGCTACAAGAAGCATCAGAAATGGAAAGTAGTTTATGAACACTTCTCCGACTTCTGCCGGGGCAAATGCCTCCTCGGAGAAGTGACCGAGGATTTCTGCAAGAGATTCCAGAAGTACCTCCTTGAAGGTGGAAGACGTGATGACCGTAAGGGCACACTCGCCCACAACTCCATAGCCGGGTACTGGTCAACATTCCGCGCACTTCTTAAAGAAGCCTATCAGGAGAAACTGCTTCGCGAGAACATCAACGACTATCTGACCAAAATCGAATGGAAGGATACCAAGATTGAGTTCCTCTCTCTTGATGAAGTAAAGAAACTGGCGGCAACACCTTGTAAGCATGAGGTACTTAAACGGGCTGCGTTGTTTTCCTGCCTGACCGGACTCCGAATCAGCGACATTCAACAGTTGTCGTGGGATCATATCATAAAGGCCGAGGATGGATATGTGATGCGCCTGCGCACTGAAAAGACCGAGGAGGAAGCCAATCTCCCGATTACGGAGGAGGCATTGGAACTCTGTGGTGAGCGCAGTGAGGGATTGGTATTCAAAGAGCTGAAACGCTCGATGATAAACTATCCGCTGAAAGCGTGGATAGCCGAGGCCGGAATCACACGACGAATCACGTTCCACTGCTTCCGCCACACTTATGCGACCTTGCTCTCGCACAACGGAGTACCCATCTACACAATCTCAAAGATGCTCACACACCGTAGCGTGAAGAATACCCAGAAATATGCTGAGGTGACAGACCCTGACAAGCGTTCCGCTGCTAAAACAATCTCACTGAAATAA
- a CDS encoding tyrosine-type recombinase/integrase has protein sequence MKTISFLSNAIEGYVKYRKASGRNSHSYVKNVILFDHFCAREYPGQTELTQEIVDRWCRQRPTECTNSCVSRVYPVLDFIKYMNKRGMTKIDLPQVPRSVPRTYTPHPFTHYELKRFFDACDNIKPRRGRLAAIQRMTLPVFFRLLYSSGIRTTEAILLERDDVNLENGVVSIKRGKGYDQHYVVLHDTMLPLMRTYDGKIDGLIPNRRVFFPTPDDKPHPPVWVTYHFRVLWQSCNSSRAIPYELRHNYAIENINSWTHQGFAVHDKLLALSKSMGHRQIESTLAYYSLTPAISDIMACTDNEISQQLTQDDYEKED, from the coding sequence ATGAAAACTATTTCATTCCTATCCAACGCTATAGAAGGGTATGTAAAATACCGCAAGGCTTCCGGGCGTAACAGCCATAGCTATGTCAAGAACGTAATACTGTTCGATCATTTTTGCGCAAGGGAATATCCGGGACAAACTGAGCTTACCCAAGAAATCGTGGACAGATGGTGCAGGCAACGTCCGACTGAATGCACAAACTCCTGCGTGTCACGTGTCTATCCTGTCTTAGACTTCATCAAGTACATGAACAAGCGTGGAATGACGAAAATTGACTTGCCGCAAGTGCCAAGGTCTGTGCCGAGGACTTATACGCCGCATCCTTTTACACACTATGAATTGAAACGCTTCTTTGACGCTTGCGACAACATAAAGCCAAGGCGTGGCAGACTCGCGGCCATCCAGCGCATGACACTGCCGGTGTTCTTCCGTTTACTGTACAGTTCAGGAATAAGGACAACCGAGGCCATCCTGCTGGAACGCGATGACGTAAACCTTGAAAATGGCGTGGTATCCATCAAACGTGGCAAAGGGTATGACCAGCATTATGTAGTCCTCCATGACACAATGTTGCCCCTGATGCGTACTTATGACGGAAAAATAGATGGGCTGATTCCGAACCGTAGGGTGTTTTTCCCGACACCGGATGACAAGCCGCACCCTCCTGTATGGGTAACGTACCACTTCAGGGTGCTGTGGCAAAGCTGCAATTCATCCCGCGCAATCCCATACGAACTAAGGCACAACTACGCCATAGAGAACATAAACAGCTGGACACACCAAGGATTTGCCGTACATGACAAATTACTGGCTCTAAGCAAGAGTATGGGGCACAGGCAAATAGAAAGTACATTGGCTTACTACTCTTTGACTCCGGCGATTTCGGACATAATGGCGTGTACCGACAATGAAATCAGCCAACAATTAACGCAAGACGATTATGAAAAAGAAGATTAA
- a CDS encoding tyrosine-type recombinase/integrase, giving the protein MDIFNLNEKVEGLVSYLQETGYSAMYIGYVKKMAEWLSENANHYKWQSFSDVEPTLKELWSNKYTYRNKVRLLRVICQYIENGLLPDGCKHYSKPHHYELLGAEYKDVTDMAFNMVDRRCKFSINVKYALSSFFFRLQEMGVYSFESITEDAVLEVFSKDIKPKMGHSLKYSVEYGLKACLPHYGKSVERIIAYLPSIPNMRKNIQYLTEQELTAIRHTLEHDSTISLQDKAIITLAMYTGLRGCDISALTLDSFDWEHDLIKITQAKTGQPLTLPLRAVVGNAVFDYLLKERPRSPEPYVFLTVQVPYRRLHTSNLDAICSKVMCKAGIRQGENERKSLHLFRHNVATALLQGGVQQPVISATLGHASPDSLDRYLSAEFKRLKECSLSIEYFPVGKGVFDV; this is encoded by the coding sequence ATGGACATATTTAATCTGAATGAAAAAGTCGAGGGGCTTGTTTCTTATTTACAAGAAACCGGTTATTCAGCCATGTACATAGGCTATGTGAAGAAAATGGCTGAGTGGCTATCGGAAAATGCTAACCATTATAAATGGCAGAGTTTCTCCGACGTTGAACCGACATTAAAAGAATTGTGGTCCAACAAGTATACCTACAGGAACAAGGTACGCCTGTTGCGTGTAATCTGCCAATACATTGAGAATGGATTATTACCCGATGGTTGCAAACACTACAGCAAGCCTCACCACTATGAGTTGCTCGGCGCAGAATACAAGGATGTAACGGACATGGCTTTCAACATGGTAGACAGACGTTGCAAATTTTCAATAAATGTGAAGTATGCGCTATCTTCGTTCTTCTTCCGGCTACAGGAAATGGGAGTGTACTCATTCGAATCAATAACAGAAGATGCGGTATTAGAAGTGTTTTCCAAAGACATAAAACCGAAAATGGGCCATTCGCTCAAATATTCGGTGGAATATGGGCTGAAAGCCTGTTTGCCTCACTATGGCAAATCCGTTGAACGTATAATCGCATACCTGCCGTCCATACCCAATATGCGGAAAAACATTCAATACCTTACGGAGCAAGAACTGACTGCTATCAGGCATACTTTAGAACACGATAGCACAATATCTCTACAGGACAAAGCCATCATAACCTTGGCCATGTACACGGGATTGCGTGGATGTGACATCTCTGCACTCACGCTTGACAGCTTCGATTGGGAACACGACCTGATAAAAATCACTCAGGCAAAGACGGGACAGCCCCTGACATTGCCACTCCGTGCCGTGGTAGGAAACGCTGTATTTGATTACCTGCTCAAAGAACGTCCCCGAAGCCCGGAACCATATGTTTTTCTCACAGTACAGGTGCCATACAGAAGGCTTCATACAAGCAATCTCGATGCTATATGCTCAAAAGTCATGTGCAAAGCAGGAATAAGACAAGGTGAAAATGAGAGAAAGAGTCTGCATCTGTTCCGCCACAATGTGGCAACGGCCCTGTTACAGGGCGGTGTGCAGCAACCTGTCATAAGTGCCACCCTCGGTCATGCGTCCCCGGATTCTCTCGACCGCTACCTTAGTGCGGAATTCAAGAGGCTGAAGGAATGTTCATTGAGCATAGAATACTTTCCCGTAGGAAAGGGGGTGTTTGACGTATGA
- a CDS encoding sigma-54-dependent transcriptional regulator, which translates to MSEKISVQPAEKRVSRALIYGPTTEEVEKMRLSLPLIDDCVDEFTDLKTAKQAILTGRYSIVLACYTSLNPEVKSLLDLARNTPGCVQSICAAQNPSSVVMAHVWDVGKNHLFTKSKSEVDDLTIPLHAMFSDRSPAKWFSNLQSEFQRVRRYREESGNNIVLIIGAQGTAKYTVAQIGHLHSDRNMAPFVFVNCKLPERHHQLLWDEKDKGFFTNNINAIMENADHGTLYFHEIDHLDIEAQEVLADIFKSGKYTMSDGKGRAVFTGVIVCSMRQSFEEGVENETISRNLIQVISRNTLTMPSLHEFHDDIPTLARELTEHYCMSQGKEVKSLSNKAIQAIMNHVWTRNIRELFKTIKDAINITPGKRIPEEAIRILPHFDLTDNEREQKSNVRLALKQTNGNVAKAANMLEVSRKTLYVWMSKHGIEKGFGKKKKSKQ; encoded by the coding sequence ATGTCTGAAAAAATCAGTGTTCAGCCCGCCGAAAAACGTGTGTCAAGAGCCTTGATATACGGACCAACTACCGAGGAAGTTGAAAAGATGAGGCTGTCATTGCCCCTCATAGATGATTGCGTTGATGAGTTCACCGACCTCAAAACTGCAAAACAGGCAATATTGACAGGAAGATATTCAATCGTGCTCGCCTGTTACACCAGCCTTAATCCAGAGGTGAAATCGCTACTTGATCTCGCACGGAATACTCCCGGATGTGTTCAGTCAATCTGTGCCGCTCAAAATCCGAGTTCTGTTGTGATGGCGCATGTCTGGGATGTAGGCAAAAATCATCTGTTCACCAAATCAAAGTCAGAGGTTGATGACCTGACCATACCATTACATGCTATGTTCTCAGACCGCTCTCCTGCCAAGTGGTTCAGCAATCTTCAAAGTGAATTTCAGCGAGTGCGCCGGTATCGGGAGGAATCCGGAAATAATATCGTACTGATAATAGGTGCACAAGGTACTGCAAAATATACGGTAGCACAAATCGGGCATTTACATAGCGACCGCAATATGGCTCCATTTGTGTTTGTCAATTGCAAGCTGCCTGAACGCCATCATCAACTGTTGTGGGATGAGAAAGACAAAGGATTTTTCACCAACAATATCAATGCGATTATGGAAAATGCCGACCACGGCACGCTATATTTCCATGAGATTGACCATCTTGATATTGAGGCACAGGAGGTTTTAGCCGATATTTTCAAGAGTGGCAAATACACGATGTCTGACGGCAAAGGCAGGGCTGTTTTTACTGGAGTGATAGTTTGTTCAATGCGTCAGTCATTTGAAGAGGGTGTGGAAAATGAGACAATATCACGGAATCTCATACAAGTCATAAGCAGGAACACACTGACAATGCCCTCCTTGCATGAGTTTCATGATGATATACCAACATTGGCAAGAGAGTTGACCGAACATTACTGTATGTCTCAGGGTAAGGAAGTAAAATCCCTTTCTAATAAGGCAATACAAGCCATAATGAATCATGTCTGGACAAGAAATATCCGTGAGCTGTTCAAAACAATAAAGGATGCGATAAATATCACTCCGGGGAAAAGAATACCGGAGGAGGCAATCAGAATCCTTCCTCATTTCGATTTGACCGATAACGAGAGAGAACAGAAAAGCAACGTAAGACTTGCCCTTAAACAGACAAATGGCAATGTTGCCAAAGCCGCCAATATGCTGGAGGTATCACGCAAAACGCTATACGTCTGGATGAGTAAGCATGGTATTGAAAAAGGCTTCGGCAAAAAGAAAAAGAGCAAGCAATGA
- a CDS encoding helix-turn-helix transcriptional regulator has translation MTISTIKTPAIFAVISTKVEVTVFTMTQDSLSFDQLPGAVMSLTALVKELSREVCELRGQLAALSENSKQSVNFIGIDRACSILGKAKSTIYALAREGKLPAYKDPGDKEWKFIEDELVNVVKGNKSVSKIQSFEDMEANLRKGTRPRNWAK, from the coding sequence GTGACCATTTCCACCATCAAAACACCGGCTATCTTTGCGGTGATTTCAACTAAGGTTGAAGTCACCGTTTTTACCATGACTCAGGATTCATTGTCTTTCGACCAGCTGCCAGGTGCAGTGATGTCGCTGACAGCCCTTGTAAAGGAGCTGTCAAGAGAGGTCTGTGAGTTGCGAGGTCAACTTGCTGCCCTCAGTGAGAATTCCAAACAGTCTGTAAATTTTATAGGAATAGACCGTGCTTGCTCAATACTGGGTAAAGCCAAGTCAACCATTTATGCTCTTGCCCGAGAGGGTAAGTTACCGGCCTATAAGGATCCCGGCGACAAGGAATGGAAATTCATTGAAGATGAACTTGTCAATGTCGTCAAAGGGAACAAGAGCGTTTCCAAAATCCAGAGTTTTGAGGATATGGAAGCCAATCTAAGGAAAGGCACACGCCCAAGAAATTGGGCAAAATGA
- a CDS encoding tyrosine-type recombinase/integrase has product MKKKINPQAMQIAACLHDWLEHHVPSIKACSRHTLRNYHVSMTLYAEFLRTVKGITPETLNADCFCKKNIEEWIVWMKKVRNCSPATCNVRLSALRAFLKYLSDNDISFVSVFLQAENVPNEKTPKRKVIGLSKLAVDTLLSMPNQRTAIGFRDYTLLLLLYSTAVRINELLTLKICNITMDCAKPHIIVIGKGRKRRPIPLLAKPVQYLKKYLTEYHPNPGDAEALLFSSKSRGIYTPMSAENVNKMLKRYAKMAHGKCSDVPLDIHAHQFRHAKASHWLENGMNIAQISYLLGHENIQTTMVYLDITTEQEEKALETLEDENQRCVGKKWKSAKGKMELEVFLGLHK; this is encoded by the coding sequence ATGAAAAAGAAGATTAACCCACAGGCCATGCAGATTGCCGCGTGCCTGCATGACTGGCTTGAACACCATGTGCCTTCCATCAAGGCGTGCAGCCGACATACCCTAAGAAACTACCATGTTTCCATGACGCTTTATGCAGAGTTCCTCAGAACGGTAAAAGGCATAACGCCCGAAACGTTGAATGCTGATTGCTTTTGCAAGAAAAACATTGAGGAGTGGATTGTTTGGATGAAAAAAGTCCGTAACTGTAGCCCGGCAACCTGCAATGTGAGATTGTCCGCCTTGCGCGCTTTTCTGAAATACCTATCAGATAATGACATATCATTCGTTTCAGTGTTCCTGCAGGCGGAGAATGTGCCGAATGAAAAAACTCCAAAAAGGAAAGTGATCGGGCTCAGCAAGTTGGCTGTTGACACGCTTTTATCCATGCCAAACCAAAGAACCGCCATTGGTTTTCGTGATTACACGCTTCTGCTTCTTCTGTATTCGACTGCCGTGCGCATCAATGAGCTTTTGACGCTGAAGATTTGCAATATTACCATGGACTGCGCAAAGCCTCACATAATTGTCATAGGAAAAGGACGAAAGAGACGCCCAATACCTCTTCTGGCAAAGCCTGTTCAATATTTGAAGAAATACCTTACCGAGTATCATCCTAATCCTGGCGATGCTGAAGCATTACTCTTCAGTTCAAAAAGCAGAGGTATATACACACCCATGTCTGCGGAAAATGTTAATAAAATGCTGAAAAGGTACGCAAAGATGGCGCATGGCAAATGTAGTGACGTTCCTTTGGACATACATGCGCATCAGTTCAGGCACGCCAAAGCATCCCATTGGCTTGAAAACGGCATGAACATTGCCCAAATCTCTTATTTGCTTGGGCATGAGAATATCCAAACGACAATGGTATATCTTGACATAACTACCGAACAAGAGGAAAAAGCATTGGAAACGCTTGAGGATGAAAACCAGAGGTGCGTTGGTAAGAAATGGAAATCGGCAAAAGGTAAAATGGAACTTGAGGTTTTCTTGGGTTTGCATAAATGA